TTTCCAGCCGTTGCTGCTGGAGCTGGTTCGAGGCGACGAGCAGTTCGGTCCGTGCGCCCAGAACGAGCGGCGCGAGGATCGCAGTCACGGCGAGAAGAAAGAGCAGCACCATCAGGAGCGCGAAGCCGGCCTCGGCGTCCCGCGGCTCGCCATCCCGCGGGCAGGCGGGAGGAAGGAGGTGGCTCATTGGCCCGAACTGACCTCGGGGTAGAGCTCGAACGACATGCTCTCCTGGCCGCGCCGGATGGTGACCGACCCCGGATCGATCTTGCCGACCTCCCAGCCCTGCAGCACGTCGCCGACCAGGACCCATACCGGATCGGGCGATTCATCGAGCTGGAGCAGCGCCTTCATGTCCGCGACGCCGGCCGAGCTGACGCCGATCAGCCGTATCGACGGCGCGGGGAGAGCCTGGACCTCGGGTTCGACAACCTGCTCGGCGACCGGCTCCGCCACAGGTTCGGCGGGCGGCGCGGGCGGCTGCCACGGGCGGCGGGCCTTGTCGAACAGCGGGCGGGAATAGGCCTGGACGGGACTCATCTCCGAGAAATCCAGCACTTCGCCAAGCTTAGGCTGGTCGGCGACGCCGCCCCCCCGCCCCGCATCGCGCGGCGAGGCGATGGCCCCGGTGCCGGCCGGGCGTTCGAAGACCGCCCAGGCGGCAGGCCAGATGGCGAGATTGGCGGCGAGGATCGCTGCGAGCTTGAGCGGCGTCTTCATTGCGTCGCCCCCGCGGCGGGAGCGGCGGCCTGCGGCGCGGGCGCGGCGACTGGCGGCAGCGCGCCGTAGAACTGCACCCGCAGCACAAGCTGGGTCGGGCCGTCGCCCAACCCTTGCGAATCCAGCGTCGAATGGAGCTGGGCCTGGCGGATGATCAGATAGGGCTTGGCCGCCTCGATCGCGAAGATCGTGCCTTGAATGCCTTCGTTCGGACCGGTGATGTCGGCGCGCAGGCCGGCGAAGCGCATGCCCTTCTGCTGCAATGCCGGCGCGTTGCCGACGGAGGTGATGGAGACGCCGTTCTGCCGCGCGACGCCGTCGAGCCAGGTCTGGAGATCGGCCTGGATGACCGCGTCGCTGGCACCCGTAAGGAATTCCGGCCTGTCGTCCGCGGCGATCGCGGCCTTGGCGGACTCTTCCATCATCGGCTTCAGCGCCAGCACCGCACGCAGGCGGCCGAGCGTCTCGCGCTGCTCGCGGACCGCGTCGCGGCTGGCATAGACCGAGGAGACCGCGGCCATCGTCAACAGGCCGGCGCCTGCGACGCAACCGACCAGCAGGCCGACGGCGGCAAGGCGGCGGGTGCGAGGCCCGGCGTTGAGGATGCGCGTCAGGCTATCCATCGCCGTTCTCGATCTTCATGGCGATGGAGAAGCGCTCGCCCTCCTGGTTCACGACGCGCACGACCGGCTCCATGAAGGTCGGCGCGCTGAACAGCGGCGAGGCCTCCAGGATCGGGATGAGCGCGGCCGCGGATGCCGAGAAGCCGGCGAAGCGCACCATGTCGCCACTGACGCTGATCTCGGTCAGCCAGGTGTTGTCGGGGATCGCCCGCGACATCTCCTCGATGACGCGCACGACCGGCACGGTGTCCTTCTTCTCGTCGCGGACGACGCCGATCTGGGCGATCTTGGCGTCGCGGGCGGCGAGCACGGCACGCAGTTCGCGAACCTGGCTCTCGGCCGCTTCCACCTGCTCCGCGACCTCCGCGCCGGCTACCGAATAGCGCCAGTGGGCCGCGCCGACGAGAGCGACGAGGCCGGCGGCCGCGGTGGCGAGGCCGATCGAGACGGCCCGCTCGCCGAGCCTGGTGGCGGCGGACACGCCCACCACCTCCCGCAGGCTCGTCGCATCCACCGGATAGAGCTCACCGCCGTCGGAGAGCAAGATCGAGGCGACACGCCAGCCGCCCGAGCGCAGGCCCTCGACCACGGGCACAAGGGCGGACTTGCGCACCGTGTAATAGGAACTGTCGGTGACGCGCTCGTCGAACCGTGTCGCCAGCACGAAGAAGTCGTCGGGGTTGAACGGCGTGGCGGACTGAAGGTCGAGCTGCGCCATCGCCATCTTGCGCACGCGCGGCAGGCGGATCGCCGCCAGGCTGCGCTTCAGGTAGCGCTCCGGCTCGATGACGATGCCGACCGCGGGCTTGCGGCCGCGGCCGCCGGCAAGCTGGTCGAGGAGGGGGGCGATCTGCGACGGCTCGGCGGCGAGGTGGGGCTCCGTCCCGTCGACGGAGATCTCGGCGCCCGCCCTAACGAGCCGCACGGTGGCGCCTATGGCGGGCGCCTGCGGACGGAAGCGCGATCCGAAGGCCCGGCCGAGCTCGTCCGGCCACCAGCTCATCAAATCCGAAAGAAAGTTGGCGAGGGCCACTGTTCCAAACCTTCGTCAGCGCATCCGGGGTCTATATCCCCAATTTTCTTGCGACGAAACCGATTCCAGTTCGGTGCGGCCAAACTGTGATAAACCGCGAGATGTTCAACGTTGAACGCTCCCGGCCGATACTGTTGCATCTTTTCCGCGCCGACTGTGAATTGCTGCATAGATTAACCGCGGTTCCGGAGTTTTCTTGCCTTGCCAACCCTTTTGTGGCTTGGTGACGAATGGGGGGAGATCGGCAACAGGCTCTCGGAGCCCGCTCGGTCGAAAAGATCGGAGCCTCGCCCCTGAGGACATAATGTTTCTGCTGTCGTGGCGGTGTAGTACTCGGGCATGATCAAGTAGGCCGATAATGTATCGAGTGCTCGCCCTCGTGATTCTGGTCGTAATGCTGGCCAGTTGCGCGTCGAACTCCAAGAACGACGTATTCTCCTCGGTACTAACCAATCTGGACGATAATGGCCGTCCGCTACCGCCGGAGAACTCCGGCGTGTCGCGCCGGCTGACGGGCAGCGACGCGGACAACTTCAACGGGGTGAGCGCCGGCGGCAGTGGCCAGTTCGTCTCGGGCCGCGCTCCTTATACCGCCGAGACCAGCAGTTCCGGACAGACCGAGTATCGCCTTAACCTGGTCGATGCACCCATCGCGGCGGCGGTCAAGAACGTGCTCGGCGACATTCTCGGCCTCAACTACACGATCGACCCGCGCGTCCGCGGCTCGATCACGCTGCAGACCAGCGCGCCGGTCAACCGCAACACGCTGGTCGACATCCTCGAGACGACGCTGGCGGCGAACGGTTTCGCGATCGTCAAGGGCTCCGGCACCTACAACATCGTGCCGCTGTCGGAAGCGCTGGCCAAGACGCCGTCGGTGAGCGTGCCCTCGACCGTCAGCCGCACGCCAGGTCTCAAGATCCAGGTCGTCGAGCTGCAATACATCTCGGCCGAGGAAATGCGCGTCATCCTCGCACCGATCAGCCGCGAAGGCTCGATCCTGCGCGTCGACAATGCGCGCAACTACATCATGATCGCCGGCACGAACCCCGACCTCGCCGCGATGCGCGAGGCGATCCAGGTCTTCGACGTGGACTGGATGAAGGGCATGTCGGTCGCGCTCCACCCGCTCAAGACCTCGCGCCCCGACGCCGTGGCGAAGGAACTCGAGACGATCTTCCGCGCACAGGAAGGCCCCGGCACCAACCTTATCAAGTTCGTGCCCAACGAGCGGCTGAACTCGGTTCTCGTGATCACGTCGCGGCCGCAATATCTCGCCCGCGCCGAAGGCTGGATCCGCCAGCTCGACCGGCTGGCGAGCACCAGCGAGGAACAGCTTTTCGTCTACCAGATCCAGAACCGTTCGGCCGAGGAGATGGCGAAGGTGCTGCAGTCGGTTCTGTCCAAGCAATCGGGCGACCCGCTGGAAAGCACGCCTTCGGTGTCGCCGGACCTGCAGACCGAACTGATAGCGAGCGAGCCCGCCAATCCGACGTCGCCGGGCGGGGGCTCGTCCCCTTCGAGCCAGTCGGGCGTCCCCTCCGTCGTCGCCGACACGGAGAACAATGCGCTGCTGATCTCCACGACCGCGCGCAACTATGAGCGCATCGAGCGCATCCTGCGCCAGATCGACGTGCTGCCGACCCAGGTGCTGCTGGAGGCGATCATCGCCGAGGTGACGCTGACCGACGAGCTGAAGTTCGGCGTGCGCTGGTTCTTCGAGAACGGCGATTTCAGCATCGGCTTTTCCGATCTGGAAAGCGGCGGCACCGGAAAGTCGTTCCCCGGCCTCGGGTGGAGCTTTGCCTCGACCAATCTCGAGGTCACGCTCAACGCCCTTTCGAGTGTAACCAACGTCAAGGTGATCTCGTCGCCGACTTTGATGGCGCTCAACAACCAGAAGGCGACGCTGCAGATCGGCGACCAGGTGCCGATCGCTACCCGTACCTCGACCAGCGTCGACAATCCGGATGCGCCGATCGTCAGCACCATCACGCTGAAGGACACGGGCATCATCCTGAACGTGACGCCGCGCGTGAACACATCGGGCCGCGTCCTGCTCGACATCGAACAGGAGGCGAGCAGCGTGGTGCGCACGACGACGTCGGGCATCGATTCGCCGACGATCCAGCAGCGCAAGGTCGAGACGCGCGTCGCCGTCAACGACGGCGAAGCGCTGATCATCGGCGGACTGATCCAGGAGCGGAACTCGAAGGCGAAAGGGCAGGTCCCGATCCTCGGTGACATCCCGGTGCTCGGCAATGCGTTCAAGAACAAGACGGACACGATCGAGCGCACGGAGCTGGTGATCTTCATCCGGCCGAAGGTCGTCCGCAACGTGCAGGAGGCCCGCTCCGTCAACGACGAATTCCGCAAGCGGCTGGATTTCGGCGCGAGCGAAACGCCCGGCAACCGCATCAAGCGCGACCTGAAGCGCCTGCAATAGGATCGCCGCCGCGATGCAGGGTCCCGACATCGCGTTCGGCGCAGCACTTGTCCTTGTCCTCCTGGCGATCGCCGTGGTGGATTTCCGCAGTCTGATGATTCCCGACGCGCTGAACGGGCTGCTCGCCGTGCTGGGATTTGGCTGGGCGTGGCGTGCCGCGGGCGCCTTCCCGATCTGGCAGATCGTCTTTGCGGCGGGGCTTTTCGCCCTGTTCTGGCTGATGCGGGCGGGATTCCTCAGCCTGCGCAAAGTGGCGGGGCTCGGCCTCGGCGACGTCAAGATGGCCGGCGCCTGCGCCCTGTGGTTCAGTCCGTGGAACCTGCCGATCTTCCTTTTTTTGACCGCAATCTCCGCGCTCCTCTACGTCGCCTTGACGGCGAGTGTGAGCGGTCGGCTTGACAGGAACGCGAGAGTTCCGTTCGGTCCCTTCCTCGGAGTGGGGTTGTTTGCGACCTGGGTCGCGGAACAGTCCGGCATTGCGACGTTTATTCCTGACAGGGGGTTCTGATGATTCGAGGATCGTATCCGTGGCGCCAGCGGCAAGAGCGGCGGCGGGCGAGCGAAGGGCAGGACGGCTTCACGCTGGTCGAACTGCTGGTCGTCCTTGCGATCATCGCGCTGATCGCCGGCCTCGCCGCACCCCAGGTGCTGCGCTATCTCGGCTCGGCACGCTCGGACGCCGCCCAGGCGCAGATCAAGAACATAGAGAGCGCGCTGGAGCTGTTCTACATCGACAATCTGCGCCGGCCGACCAACGAGGAGGGCCTCGCCGTACTGAACGAGCCCACGCCCGAACTGCAGGCGCGCTGGAATGGCCCCTATCTCAAGAATGCGGATTCGCTGAAGGATCCGTGGGGCAATCCGTATATCTACCGCGTCACCGACACGACGGTGGAGATCATCTCCTACGGCCGTGACGGCAAGGCCGGCGGCACCGGCGAAGACCGCGACATCACCAACCGCTGAGCCCTGGGCGCGGCCGTTTCACGCATGGAGGCGGGCCGCACGGGCCCGCGCGGACAATGAAGTTCCTGAGAGACGCGGTCGGCGATTTCGTGTCGGCTTTCCGCATGCGCCGCATCTGGCTGGCGCTCGCCAGCGAGGATATTTCCGACCAGCACCGGCGCACCTCGCTCGGGCCGTTCTGGCTCCTCATCAACTATCTGATCTTCGTCGGCACCTTCGTCTTCATCATGGGGCGCGACGACGGCGTGCCGAACTACACCGCCTATGTCGCGCTCGGGCTGCTGGTGTGGTTCTACATCATGGAGACGATGAACTCCGGCGTGTCACTGTTCGTGCGCGAGGAGGCCTTCATCAAGGGCACCACGCTGCCGCTGTCGCTCTATGTGCTGCGCATGACGACGCAGGCGCTGATGCGCGCCGGCTATGCCGCGCTCGGCTGCGTGGTGCTTCTCTTCCTCAGCGGCGCCGATCTGAGCTGGTACTGGCTCTGGTCGGCGGCGGCGGTCGTCCTGATCATCCTCGTGACGCCGGCAGCGATCACCATCTTCGCCTTCCTTGGCGCCTTTTTCCCTGACAGCCAATTCATCGTCCAGAACCTGACGCGCATCGGCATGTTCCTCACGCCGGTCTTCTGGGCGCATACGGCGGGAAACCTGTTCGGCGTGCGCGGCATCTTCTACTACTGGAACCCCTTCACATACTTCCTCGAGATCGTGCGCGTGCCGATCCTGGCCGGCAATGTGCCGGTCCGCTCCTTCATCCTCTGCCTCGGCATCTCGCTGGCCGCCTGGCTGGTGGCGCTGATCCTCTACGGGCGGCTGCGCCGGCAGGTCGTGTTCGTGCTGTAGACGCCAAGGGGCCATATGCTAGTCTGAAACCATGCCGCGGCGCCGATCCTGAATGCAGGATGAACGCGCCGTTGCGGCTCCGTTCAGGCCATTTTTCGCAGGATGGTTGGAACGGTGTGAGGAGTTCCGTAGTTCCCTTGCGGAACCAGCCGTTCGAAAGGATCATCGAGATGCTCAGGTCGATCGCACTTTCTGCTGTGATGGCCGCAACGCTTGTCGCCGGAGCCGTGCCCGCCATGGCCCAGGGTGCGGCCGGAAGCACGTGTTCTTCCGACGACCCCTCCTGCGGCGCCCCGCGTGCCGGTGGCCGGCCGGAATTTTCCGGTCGCCCGCGTGAGGTTCCGGGTGATCCGGGCTACTACAGGCCGGATCCGAGGCCGCCAAGGCCTCCCCGGCCCCCGCACCATCCGCGCCCGCCTTATTACCCGCCGCCGTACTACAACCCGGCGCCGCCGCCCTATTACTACGCGGACCGCATCGGCTGCCGCGAGGCGCGCAGCATCGTACGGTCGGAGGGCTTCCGGAACGTGAAGGCGATCGACTGCGAGGGACGTCAGTATCAGTTCCGCGCGACCTATCGCGGCCGCCCGGTGATCGTGATCGTCAGCTCGCGCAGCGGCAACATCCTGGACGTCCGCTACCGTTAAGGGACGCCCGGTTACGCCCGCCGCCGCTTCGAAGGAGGCGGCGGCGGGCGCATGACCGACCGACATTGCCATCCGCGGCAGCGCCTGCTACCCCACGATCCATCCATGTTGACCGGAATGCGATGGTCCTGATCCGCGCCGACAATCTGAGCCTGACCTATCGGCTGCGGCGTCGCCTGTCGCTGGCGCGCAACACGATGCCCCTGCCGCATGGCGGCAGGATCGAGGGCAGCGGGCGCGTGCAGCATGTGCGCGCGCTTGACGGCGTCAGTTTCTCGCTGGAGGCGGGCGACCGGTTGGGGCTGATCGGCGGCAACGGCGCCGGCAAGACCACGCTGCTGAAAATCCTCTACGGAATCTTCGAGCCGACCGGCGGAGTGATCGAACGCCAGGGCAGGGCGGACGCGCTGTTCAACATCAATCTCGGTTTCCGCCGCGAGGCGACGGGCCGGCGCAACATCGTGCTGCGCGGCCTTATCAACGGCTGGAACGACGAACAGATCGCCGAGCGGATGGAGGACATCGTTGCCTTCTCCGAACTCGGCGATTTCATCGACATTCCGATGAAGGCCTACAGCCAGGGCATGGCGGCGCGGCTCGCCTTTTCGGTGGCGACGAGCCTCGAGCCGGAAATCCTGTTGATGGACGAGTGGATCGGGGCGGGCGATCCGGAATTCCAGGCCAAGGCGCGCCGACGCATGACGGAAATGGCCGAGAAGGCCGGCATCATCGTGCTCGCCAGCCACAACCACCAGCTTCTGCGCAAGATCTGCAACAAGGTGCTGAAGCTCGATCACGGCAAGGTGGTGCATTTCGGTCTCGCCGAGGAATATTTCTCGTCCGAGAAGGATGAACCATGATTGGTGTCTACGGCGCGGATGGCTTCATCGGCCGGCATCTGGTGCGCCGCCTGATCGAGCGGGGCCTGCCGGTGCGCGCCGTATCGCGACGCTTCGACCGTGACTTCGCCGACGAGGTTGAGGACCTGGCCGACCTCGTCGCGGCCGACCTCTCGCAGCCGCTTGCGATGGCCTCCTCGCTGCAGGACGTCTCGACGGTGGTCCAGCTCATGTCGAGCTCGAGCCCCGGCCTCAAGAACGACCACGCCGTCGCCGACATCACCGAGAACGTCGTGCCGCATGTGGAGTTCCTGCAGAACTGCCTGCGCGCGGGCGTGAAGCGCTACATCTTCCTCTCCTCCGGCGGCACGGTCTACGGCCCGGGGGCGCCGGTTCCCACGCCCGAGACCGCGCCGACGAATCCGATCAGCTCGCACGGGCTGACGAAACTGTTCGTCGAGAAATACATCCAGATGCACGGCCATGTGGACGGGCTCGAATATATCATCCTGCGGGTCGCCAATCCGTTCGGGCCGGGCCAGACCTTCCGCAAGGGCCAGGGCCTCGTGCCGGCCATCATCGAGCGCTGGCAGAAGGGCCAGCCGGTGCGTATCTTCGGCGACGGCGCGGCACGGCGCGACTACATCTTCATCTCCGACGTGATCGACGCGATCGAGGCCGCGATCGCCGTGCGCGGAACCCCGCGGCACATCCTCAACATCGGCAGCGGCGAGACGCGCTCGGTCAATGAGGTGGTCGAGGCGATCGAGTCCGCCGGCGGTATTACCATGGCGCGGGAATATGTGGCGGCGCGCTCGACCGACGTGGACGTCGCCTGTCTCGACATTTCCCAGGCTCGCGCTGTGCTCGGCTGGGCGCCGAGGATCCCATTCACGGAGGCCATGGCGCTGACCGTGGCGCAGGCGCTGGATCCGTCCCAGAGATACGCCGCGAAGTGAAGCGTTTCACGGAAAAGGACCAACGGGCAGTTCTACTGTCCGGTTGCTCATACCGGCTTCGGTGCGGCCGGGATGGAATGCGGGTCATGTCTCGGGCGCGGCGATATGCTGCAGTGCAAAATCATGGCCAGGGGGTGTGATTTACGGTGGTATTCGCCCTCGCGTGGGACTAATTGTTCTTACGAGAGGTGGTTGCGTCAAATGCCGATCATTTCCGGACGTTACTTCCGGGGGTGACTTCGCCCTCAATGAAGTTGTTATTGAGATCGGCAAAAGGCGGGAACTTCGCCGAATACCTGATGATCTGCTGAGACGTAGGCAAGAGAGTTCTGCGAGGAGGGGCGTGGAACAGGCAAGGGAATA
The Mesorhizobium australicum genome window above contains:
- the gspM gene encoding type II secretion system protein GspM; this translates as MDSLTRILNAGPRTRRLAAVGLLVGCVAGAGLLTMAAVSSVYASRDAVREQRETLGRLRAVLALKPMMEESAKAAIAADDRPEFLTGASDAVIQADLQTWLDGVARQNGVSITSVGNAPALQQKGMRFAGLRADITGPNEGIQGTIFAIEAAKPYLIIRQAQLHSTLDSQGLGDGPTQLVLRVQFYGALPPVAAPAPQAAAPAAGATQ
- a CDS encoding PilN domain-containing protein; translation: MSWWPDELGRAFGSRFRPQAPAIGATVRLVRAGAEISVDGTEPHLAAEPSQIAPLLDQLAGGRGRKPAVGIVIEPERYLKRSLAAIRLPRVRKMAMAQLDLQSATPFNPDDFFVLATRFDERVTDSSYYTVRKSALVPVVEGLRSGGWRVASILLSDGGELYPVDATSLREVVGVSAATRLGERAVSIGLATAAAGLVALVGAAHWRYSVAGAEVAEQVEAAESQVRELRAVLAARDAKIAQIGVVRDEKKDTVPVVRVIEEMSRAIPDNTWLTEISVSGDMVRFAGFSASAAALIPILEASPLFSAPTFMEPVVRVVNQEGERFSIAMKIENGDG
- the gspD gene encoding type II secretion system secretin GspD, with translation MYRVLALVILVVMLASCASNSKNDVFSSVLTNLDDNGRPLPPENSGVSRRLTGSDADNFNGVSAGGSGQFVSGRAPYTAETSSSGQTEYRLNLVDAPIAAAVKNVLGDILGLNYTIDPRVRGSITLQTSAPVNRNTLVDILETTLAANGFAIVKGSGTYNIVPLSEALAKTPSVSVPSTVSRTPGLKIQVVELQYISAEEMRVILAPISREGSILRVDNARNYIMIAGTNPDLAAMREAIQVFDVDWMKGMSVALHPLKTSRPDAVAKELETIFRAQEGPGTNLIKFVPNERLNSVLVITSRPQYLARAEGWIRQLDRLASTSEEQLFVYQIQNRSAEEMAKVLQSVLSKQSGDPLESTPSVSPDLQTELIASEPANPTSPGGGSSPSSQSGVPSVVADTENNALLISTTARNYERIERILRQIDVLPTQVLLEAIIAEVTLTDELKFGVRWFFENGDFSIGFSDLESGGTGKSFPGLGWSFASTNLEVTLNALSSVTNVKVISSPTLMALNNQKATLQIGDQVPIATRTSTSVDNPDAPIVSTITLKDTGIILNVTPRVNTSGRVLLDIEQEASSVVRTTTSGIDSPTIQQRKVETRVAVNDGEALIIGGLIQERNSKAKGQVPILGDIPVLGNAFKNKTDTIERTELVIFIRPKVVRNVQEARSVNDEFRKRLDFGASETPGNRIKRDLKRLQ
- a CDS encoding prepilin peptidase, with amino-acid sequence MQGPDIAFGAALVLVLLAIAVVDFRSLMIPDALNGLLAVLGFGWAWRAAGAFPIWQIVFAAGLFALFWLMRAGFLSLRKVAGLGLGDVKMAGACALWFSPWNLPIFLFLTAISALLYVALTASVSGRLDRNARVPFGPFLGVGLFATWVAEQSGIATFIPDRGF
- the gspG gene encoding type II secretion system major pseudopilin GspG, with product MIRGSYPWRQRQERRRASEGQDGFTLVELLVVLAIIALIAGLAAPQVLRYLGSARSDAAQAQIKNIESALELFYIDNLRRPTNEEGLAVLNEPTPELQARWNGPYLKNADSLKDPWGNPYIYRVTDTTVEIISYGRDGKAGGTGEDRDITNR
- a CDS encoding ABC transporter permease; this encodes MKFLRDAVGDFVSAFRMRRIWLALASEDISDQHRRTSLGPFWLLINYLIFVGTFVFIMGRDDGVPNYTAYVALGLLVWFYIMETMNSGVSLFVREEAFIKGTTLPLSLYVLRMTTQALMRAGYAALGCVVLLFLSGADLSWYWLWSAAAVVLIILVTPAAITIFAFLGAFFPDSQFIVQNLTRIGMFLTPVFWAHTAGNLFGVRGIFYYWNPFTYFLEIVRVPILAGNVPVRSFILCLGISLAAWLVALILYGRLRRQVVFVL
- a CDS encoding ABC transporter ATP-binding protein; this translates as MVLIRADNLSLTYRLRRRLSLARNTMPLPHGGRIEGSGRVQHVRALDGVSFSLEAGDRLGLIGGNGAGKTTLLKILYGIFEPTGGVIERQGRADALFNINLGFRREATGRRNIVLRGLINGWNDEQIAERMEDIVAFSELGDFIDIPMKAYSQGMAARLAFSVATSLEPEILLMDEWIGAGDPEFQAKARRRMTEMAEKAGIIVLASHNHQLLRKICNKVLKLDHGKVVHFGLAEEYFSSEKDEP
- a CDS encoding NAD-dependent epimerase/dehydratase family protein translates to MIGVYGADGFIGRHLVRRLIERGLPVRAVSRRFDRDFADEVEDLADLVAADLSQPLAMASSLQDVSTVVQLMSSSSPGLKNDHAVADITENVVPHVEFLQNCLRAGVKRYIFLSSGGTVYGPGAPVPTPETAPTNPISSHGLTKLFVEKYIQMHGHVDGLEYIILRVANPFGPGQTFRKGQGLVPAIIERWQKGQPVRIFGDGAARRDYIFISDVIDAIEAAIAVRGTPRHILNIGSGETRSVNEVVEAIESAGGITMAREYVAARSTDVDVACLDISQARAVLGWAPRIPFTEAMALTVAQALDPSQRYAAK